A window of bacterium genomic DNA:
CCGCAGGCAACGTGGGGGCATATGCGGTGCAGCTCGCTAGTCAAGCTGGTTTACATGTGTTCGTAACGGTTGGCTCCAAGGACACAGAGTACGTTGGAAAGCTTGGAGCCGCTACGGTTATCGACTACAAGGCTCAGAGTTTCGAACAGGTGGTTCCGCGTGTGGACATCGTTCTCGATCTGGTTGGCGGAAATACGAGAGATCGATCGTTCGCCATTATCAAGCCAGGCGGCATCCTCGTGTCGGTTGTGTCGGAGCCAATGCCCAACCCCAACGGCGTGCGGGCTGTCTTTTTTCTTGTCGAGGTCACGACGCAGCGGCTCGAACTGCTTGCGAAAATGTTCGACAGCGAGAAGTTGGTCTCGCAGGTTGGATCCGTCTTGCCACTGGAGCACGCTCGAGCGGCTCACGAGATGCTCGCGGGCGCGCCCCACAAGCGTGGCAAGATCGTTCTCGCAGTCACGAATTAACATTAGCCTTGGATTCAATGTCGGTCGGGGGCGCGGACCGCCCGCCCGGGCTCCGGGGTGGCGCCTGGTGCCGAAATGTCCGGTTAAAGCTTCGCTCTAAATTGCAACATTGCCGTTAGGAACTTCCCTGTAAGTGAAATAAAACTATCAGCAATACTCCGCACGGAATCTTCGGTAACCTGAAGGGCTACGCTGCCCCGCTCGGATCAACGGTGTGTGAGCGACCTCCAGCGCGGGTTCCCGAGGATACGCTGAGGGACCGTGCAGATTCACCGCACGGCCCGGGGGTGGCTTCCTTCCCGAGGGCTGGCCTCTGTGTGCCGCGCGTTTGGGAGCCGGGATGCGCCAGATCCACGGAGACGCCTCACCTAAGCAGAGAGCGACGAGGCTTGTCGCCCTTCTGTTGATGGCGGCGGGCGCGTTACTGGCTCTTGGCCCGACATTTGCCATCAACGCGTGGGACGCTCGCCTCGCCAAGCTGCAGCGGGCCGACACCGGCCGGTGGATCGCCTCGCACTTGGACCCCGCGGCGACCCGCCGGCGGCGCGATGGCGCGCGCAGGACGGTGATGTCCGGGCGAGCGGGGTACCTTCTCGAGATCCCCCGCATCGGAGTCCGCCTCGTCGTCCATTTGTTGGAGCCCGGTGTGTTCCGCGGACTCAACACACCCGACTTGTACCGCTACGGCGTCGGCCAGGTCCCGTTCACGACCGCCCTCGGCGACGTCTCCCCGGGAGCGGCCGGCACGGCGGTCATCACCGGGCACCGGACCACCTCAGGCGCCCCGTTCCGACACCTCGATCTCCTGAGGCCCGGTGATCTCATCATCCTGCGCCAAGGCGCTGCGATTCAGAGGTGGCGCATGGTCGGCGCCGCCGTGATCGCGCCGACCGACGTCGACGCGATCCGATCGCGGTCCGGGGTCCCGCGGTTGGTCCTGCTCACCTGTACGCCTCCATTCAGCGCACGTGCACGCCTCATGGTAGACGCGCGTCTTGCGCAAGCCGACGCCGCGAATACGATCGCGATCAAAGGAGGTAGGATGGCTCATGAGACTCCTTAACTCGACGCTGGCACGCTTTTTTCTCGTCGTCGCCGTCGCGACGGCACTTGCCAC
This region includes:
- a CDS encoding sortase, producing the protein MRQIHGDASPKQRATRLVALLLMAAGALLALGPTFAINAWDARLAKLQRADTGRWIASHLDPAATRRRRDGARRTVMSGRAGYLLEIPRIGVRLVVHLLEPGVFRGLNTPDLYRYGVGQVPFTTALGDVSPGAAGTAVITGHRTTSGAPFRHLDLLRPGDLIILRQGAAIQRWRMVGAAVIAPTDVDAIRSRSGVPRLVLLTCTPPFSARARLMVDARLAQADAANTIAIKGGRMAHETP
- a CDS encoding NADP-dependent oxidoreductase encodes the protein MKAARIHKFGGPDVIVIDELPRPEPGPDEVLVRVAAAGVGPWDALIRARKSVVHSPLPLTLGSDLSGVVEARGAGVKKFNLGDEVFGVTNKEFIGAYGEYALASAEMVAAKPESLDYLAAASAPVVAVTAWQMLFDYAGAKRGQTVLIHGAAGNVGAYAVQLASQAGLHVFVTVGSKDTEYVGKLGAATVIDYKAQSFEQVVPRVDIVLDLVGGNTRDRSFAIIKPGGILVSVVSEPMPNPNGVRAVFFLVEVTTQRLELLAKMFDSEKLVSQVGSVLPLEHARAAHEMLAGAPHKRGKIVLAVTN